In one window of Arachis ipaensis cultivar K30076 chromosome B06, Araip1.1, whole genome shotgun sequence DNA:
- the LOC110263834 gene encoding uncharacterized protein LOC110263834, with protein MGSVSGGHSRPLSQSHGSNGSSSSLRLRRKNMDQVCFCGLKTMIKKFGTIENPDRLFNTCPRYRKGSHCNYFRWVKDDEYEELDGAKGDVKTDAEIESDVVVLKHNLSWKMMSLEAKVRALRMQLYFRLIVVIVVVMIMFMFFSVK; from the exons ATGGGTAGCGTAAGTGGGGGTCACAGTCGGCCACTATCGCAATCACATGGAAGCAATGGTTCGAGCTCTTCACTGCGATTACGGAGGAAGAACATGGACCAAGTGTGCTTTTGTGGGTTGAAGACAATGATCAAGAAATTTGGGACAATAGAGAATCCAGATAGATTGTTCAATACTTGTCCAAGATATCGG AAGGGTAGCCACTGCAATTACTTTAGGTGGGTTAAGGATGATGAGTATGAAGAATTAGATGGTGCAAAGGGAGATGTTAAAACTGATGCAGAAATAGAGAGTGATGTTGTTGTCTTGAAGCATAACCTATCATGGAAAATGATGAGTTTAGAAGCTAAAGTTAGAGCACTTAGGATGCAACTGTATTTTAGATTAATAGTTGTGATTGTGGTggttatgattatgtttatgttCTTTA